GGCATCGATCCGGCGATCACGGAAGAAGGGCCAGATCCGGCGGAAATTCTCCACAGCTCCGAGATCGAGATCATGATAGAGGATCTCCTCTTTCTCGGTGGAAGCTTTGGCAACCAGTTCACCGTAGGGATTTGCCACGAAGGAGCGGCCCCAGAACTCCGTATTCCCTTCGGTCCCCACGCGGTTAACCGCTGCGAGATAGCAGCCGTTCGCCACTGCGTGGCCTCGCTGCACCGTTTCCCAGGCGCAATGCTGGGCATCACCGAGCGTGGGCTTCTCTTCCGGCAGCCAGCCGATCGCTGTGGGGTAGACGAGCACTTGTGCACCGCCAAGGGCCATGAGCCGGGCGGCTTCTGGATACCACTGGTCCCAGCAGATCAGCACGCCGATCTTGCCGAATTTCGTATCCCACACCGGCCAACCGGTATCACCGGGAGTGAAGTAGAACTTCTCCTCGAATGCGGGGTCCTGCGGGATGTGACTTTTCCGATACAACCCGAGAAGTAGGCCATCCGCATCATGGATCGAGGCCGTGTTGTGATACAGGCCGGCACCGCGATGCTCGAAGAGCGATGAAATCAGTACGATACCGAGTTCCTTAGCCAGCTGCCCCAGTCGGTCCGTCACAGGGCCGGGAAGGGGATCGGCGAGATCGAAGAATGCCGGATCTTCGACCGTGCAGAAGTAGGGCGTGAGGAAGAGTTCCTGCGTCACGACAATGTTCGCGCCGCCTTTGGCCGCATCCCGGATGAGCGTCTCATGATGCTTGAAGGCTTCTTCCTTGGTGGCGAAACCACGGGATTGGAGCAGGGCGATGCGAGGCATGCGGAGAAGGAAATGCACGGTGCCTCGTCCGGCAAGCGAGGAAGCAGGTGGCGCGCTCCTCCATTGGGGCTATCGTCCCCGGATGAAGGCGATCATGTCAGGACTGGCGGCCCTCATCGCAGGGATCACGGGAGGGGCGGACGCTCAGGAAGTTATCGAACCTGCTCCGGCTTCCGATCCGGCCCCGGCGGTCCCACCCTTGGTGACCCGGGAACGGATGGTAGCGGAGCAGATCTTACGCCGCGGGGTTGGAGATTCGCAGGTCCTTGCCGCGATGCGGAAGGTGCCTCGCGACCGCTTCCTGCCGCCGGATGTGAAAAACCTGTCCTATGACGACCGGGCGATTCCCATCGGCTACGGGCAGACGATCTCCCAGCCCTACGTGGTCGCTTTCATGACCGATGCGCTCGATTTGAAGCCGACCGACAAGGTTCTGGAAATTGGCACTGGCTCGGGCTATCAGGCGGCCATTCTCGCCGAACTGGTAAAGGAGGTCTACACGATCGAGATCATCGAGCCGCTCGGGACGAGGGCTGCCGGAATCTTGTCGGAGCTCGGTTATAAGAACGTGAACACCCGCATCGGCGATGGTTATCGCGGTTGGAATGAAGCGGCTCCTTTTGACGCGATCATCGTCACGTGCTCACCCGATGCCATTCCGCAGCCCTTGATCGATCAACTCGCTGAAGGGGGAAGGATGATCATTCCGGTGGGTCCGCAAGGCGAACCGCAACAGCTTGTCTTGCTG
This portion of the Luteolibacter luteus genome encodes:
- a CDS encoding carbon-nitrogen hydrolase — protein: MPRIALLQSRGFATKEEAFKHHETLIRDAAKGGANIVVTQELFLTPYFCTVEDPAFFDLADPLPGPVTDRLGQLAKELGIVLISSLFEHRGAGLYHNTASIHDADGLLLGLYRKSHIPQDPAFEEKFYFTPGDTGWPVWDTKFGKIGVLICWDQWYPEAARLMALGGAQVLVYPTAIGWLPEEKPTLGDAQHCAWETVQRGHAVANGCYLAAVNRVGTEGNTEFWGRSFVANPYGELVAKASTEKEEILYHDLDLGAVENFRRIWPFFRDRRIDAYDELTKRWRS
- a CDS encoding protein-L-isoaspartate(D-aspartate) O-methyltransferase translates to MPRPASEEAGGALLHWGYRPRMKAIMSGLAALIAGITGGADAQEVIEPAPASDPAPAVPPLVTRERMVAEQILRRGVGDSQVLAAMRKVPRDRFLPPDVKNLSYDDRAIPIGYGQTISQPYVVAFMTDALDLKPTDKVLEIGTGSGYQAAILAELVKEVYTIEIIEPLGTRAAGILSELGYKNVNTRIGDGYRGWNEAAPFDAIIVTCSPDAIPQPLIDQLAEGGRMIIPVGPQGEPQQLVLLRKSGGRIEQKKVLPVVFVPMTGEVEKR